In Rhodoferax koreense, a genomic segment contains:
- the nhaR gene encoding transcriptional activator NhaR, whose product MNFKHLRYFWVVAKAGGVMRASEQLHTTPQTLSGQIKLLEEWLGHKLFRKNGRRLELTEEGRVALSYADEIFTLGAELEGSVRHARAGLASLDFRVGVADSVAKSVAYHLLEPSLAVSDAVRLICHEGKFDELLAQLALHRLDLVIADERMSKNVSVKAFNHALGSSAMSFFCAPGLKASLKGEFPACLNDAPMLIQGAASSVRQQFDHWLSIHDLHPKIVAEFDDSALMNAFGREGRGVFMSPTVLEAEIQAQFGVEVIGRSDELVEEFFAISVERRITHPCVAAITREAKAQLLKSPL is encoded by the coding sequence GTGAACTTCAAGCATCTGCGGTATTTCTGGGTGGTGGCCAAGGCCGGTGGCGTGATGCGCGCCAGCGAACAGTTGCACACCACGCCGCAAACCCTGTCGGGCCAGATCAAGCTGCTGGAGGAATGGCTGGGCCACAAGCTCTTCCGCAAGAATGGCCGGCGGCTCGAGCTAACCGAAGAGGGGCGGGTGGCGCTGAGCTACGCCGATGAAATCTTCACGCTCGGCGCCGAGCTGGAAGGATCGGTGAGGCATGCGCGCGCCGGGTTGGCTTCACTCGATTTCCGTGTGGGCGTGGCCGATTCGGTGGCCAAGTCCGTGGCCTATCACCTGCTCGAGCCGTCGCTGGCGGTGTCGGACGCCGTGCGCCTGATCTGCCATGAAGGCAAATTCGATGAATTGCTGGCGCAACTCGCGCTGCACCGCTTGGATTTGGTGATCGCCGACGAACGCATGTCGAAGAACGTCAGCGTGAAAGCCTTCAACCACGCGCTTGGATCGAGCGCCATGAGCTTCTTCTGTGCACCGGGCCTGAAAGCTTCCTTGAAGGGCGAATTCCCGGCGTGCCTGAACGATGCGCCCATGCTGATCCAGGGCGCCGCGTCTTCGGTGCGCCAGCAGTTCGACCATTGGCTGTCGATCCACGACCTGCATCCGAAGATCGTGGCCGAATTCGACGACAGCGCCTTGATGAACGCCTTCGGGCGCGAAGGGCGCGGCGTGTTCATGTCGCCGACCGTACTCGAGGCCGAGATCCAGGCGCAGTTCGGCGTCGAGGTGATCGGGCGCAGCGACGAACTCGTGGAGGAGTTCTTCGCCATTTCGGTGGAACGGCGCATCACGCACCCCTGCGTGGCGGCGATCACCCGCGAAGCCAAGGCGCAGTTGCTGAAGAGCCCGCTGTAG
- a CDS encoding cation acetate symporter, which translates to MKSIIQSVGALMLMLAAGAVSAAGGDLGQVDKQPTNWVAIGMFTVFVVGTLFITKWAAAKTKSASDFYTAGGGITGFQNGLAIAGDYMSAASFLGISAAVMASGYDGLIYSIGFLVGWPVITFLMAERLRNLGKFTFADVAGYRFQQTPIRMFAASGTLVVVAFYLIAQMVGAGALIKLLFGLDYWLAVVIVGALMMVYVLFGGMTATTWVQIIKACLLLAGVTFMAFMVMAQFGFSPEALFAKGVAVKTAIAANDGKTAADAAAIGLAIMGPGGFVKDPISAISFGMALMFGTAGLPHILMRFFTVPDAKQARKSVFWATTWIGYFYLLIFIIGFGAITLVLTNPEFADTAKGVIKGGGGSANMAAVLVAKAVGGNVFFGFISAVAFATILAVVAGLTLSGASAVSHDLYATVFKKGKADSASELKVSRITTVALGIVAVALGIAFEKQNIAFMVSLAFAIAASANFPVLFMSVLWKDCTTRGAVIGGFMGLISSVALTVVSPSVWEATLGYPKGSAWFPYTSPALFSMTIGFVGIWLFSILDNSARAAQERGAFKAQQVRSETGLGSDSPSGH; encoded by the coding sequence ATGAAATCCATCATTCAATCCGTCGGTGCGCTCATGCTGATGCTGGCTGCCGGCGCAGTCTCGGCGGCGGGCGGCGATCTCGGCCAGGTCGACAAACAACCCACCAACTGGGTTGCCATCGGCATGTTCACCGTCTTCGTCGTCGGCACGCTCTTCATCACCAAATGGGCTGCGGCCAAGACGAAATCAGCTTCCGACTTCTACACGGCCGGTGGCGGCATCACCGGCTTCCAGAACGGGCTGGCCATTGCGGGCGACTACATGTCGGCCGCGTCCTTCCTCGGCATCTCCGCGGCAGTGATGGCCTCCGGCTACGACGGCCTGATCTATTCGATCGGCTTCCTCGTCGGCTGGCCGGTCATCACCTTCCTGATGGCCGAACGCCTGCGCAACCTGGGCAAATTTACCTTCGCCGACGTGGCCGGCTACCGCTTCCAGCAAACGCCGATCCGCATGTTCGCCGCGTCCGGCACGCTGGTGGTCGTTGCCTTCTACCTGATCGCGCAGATGGTCGGTGCCGGCGCCCTGATCAAGCTGTTGTTCGGCCTGGACTACTGGCTCGCCGTGGTGATCGTCGGTGCGCTGATGATGGTCTATGTGCTTTTCGGCGGCATGACCGCGACCACCTGGGTGCAGATCATCAAGGCTTGCCTGCTGCTGGCCGGCGTGACTTTCATGGCCTTCATGGTGATGGCTCAGTTTGGGTTCAGCCCCGAAGCGCTGTTCGCCAAAGGCGTCGCGGTCAAGACCGCGATCGCGGCCAACGACGGCAAGACCGCCGCGGACGCGGCCGCCATCGGGCTGGCGATCATGGGGCCGGGCGGCTTCGTCAAGGACCCGATCTCGGCCATCTCCTTCGGCATGGCGTTGATGTTCGGCACGGCCGGGCTGCCTCACATCCTGATGCGATTCTTCACCGTGCCCGATGCCAAGCAGGCGCGCAAGTCGGTGTTCTGGGCCACCACCTGGATCGGCTACTTCTACCTGCTGATCTTCATCATCGGCTTCGGCGCGATCACACTGGTGCTCACCAACCCCGAATTCGCCGACACCGCCAAAGGCGTCATCAAAGGCGGCGGCGGGTCGGCCAACATGGCCGCGGTGCTGGTGGCCAAGGCCGTCGGCGGCAATGTGTTCTTCGGCTTCATCTCGGCCGTCGCTTTCGCCACCATCCTGGCCGTGGTCGCAGGACTCACGCTGTCGGGCGCCTCCGCCGTGTCACATGACCTGTACGCGACGGTGTTCAAGAAGGGCAAGGCCGACAGTGCGTCGGAGCTCAAGGTGTCGCGCATCACCACGGTCGCATTGGGCATCGTCGCCGTGGCCCTGGGCATCGCCTTCGAGAAGCAGAACATCGCCTTCATGGTCTCGCTGGCCTTCGCGATCGCGGCCTCGGCGAATTTCCCCGTGCTGTTCATGTCGGTGCTGTGGAAGGACTGCACCACGCGCGGCGCGGTGATCGGCGGCTTCATGGGGCTGATTTCATCGGTGGCACTGACCGTCGTTTCGCCATCCGTGTGGGAAGCCACGCTGGGCTATCCGAAAGGTTCGGCCTGGTTCCCGTATACCTCGCCGGCGCTGTTCTCGATGACCATCGGTTTCGTCGGCATCTGGCTGTTCTCGATCCTGGACAACAGCGCTCGCGCGGCTCAGGAACGTGGTGCGTTCAAAGCCCAGCAGGTCCGCTCGGAGACCGGCCTCGGCTCCGACAGTCCCTCAGGGCACTGA
- a CDS encoding DUF485 domain-containing protein has protein sequence MSDSIVARIEANPKYHALRRKRNLFGWTLTALMMLVYYGYIALIAFDKPFLAQPIGDGVTTLGIPIGLGVIVFTVLITGIYVRRANSEFDRLTAEILKDAQA, from the coding sequence GTGAGTGATTCCATCGTGGCCCGCATCGAGGCCAACCCCAAATACCACGCCCTGCGCCGCAAACGCAACCTGTTCGGCTGGACGCTGACGGCGCTGATGATGCTGGTGTACTACGGCTACATCGCGCTCATCGCGTTCGACAAGCCATTCCTCGCACAGCCCATCGGCGACGGCGTGACAACACTCGGCATTCCGATCGGACTCGGCGTGATCGTCTTCACGGTGCTCATCACCGGCATCTACGTGCGCCGCGCCAACAGCGAGTTCGACCGGCTGACCGCCGAAATCCTGAAGGACGCGCAAGCATGA
- a CDS encoding MFS transporter: protein MSTAVANRPMSPEEKKVIFASSLGTVFEWYDFYLYGTLAVIIGNQFFSALDPASRTIFSLLAFAAGFIVRPFGALVFGRLGDMIGRKYTFLVTILIMGLSTFIVGLLPNYSTIGVAAPVILIVLRMLQGLALGGEYGGAATYVAEHAPRNKRGAYTSWIQTTATLGLFLSLIVILGVRTSIGEVAFADWGWRIPFLVSILLLGVSVYIRLSMNESPAFTKMKAEGKTSKAPLSESFGQWKNLKIVILALVGLTAGQAVVWYTGQFYSLFFLTGALKVDGATANVLVACSLIIATPFFVIFGALSDKIGRKPIIMAGCLLAILTYFPVFGALTKAANPDLAAAQEKNKVVVTADPKECSFQFNPTGTAKFTSSCDIAKQVLSASSVSYDNVAGAAGAPATIKIGETVITSYSANGLGADELKKKDAEFKKAVAEDLKAAGYPAKADPAKIDKVTIVIILTYLVLLVTMVYGPIAAMLVEMFPTRIRYTSMSLPYHIGNGWFGGLLPATALAIVAQTGNMYNGLWYPIVIAAVTLVVGTLFIKETKDVDIYAND from the coding sequence ATGTCAACAGCTGTTGCCAACCGGCCGATGTCGCCCGAGGAGAAGAAAGTCATCTTCGCCTCGTCGCTCGGCACGGTGTTCGAGTGGTATGACTTCTATCTCTACGGCACCCTGGCCGTGATCATCGGGAACCAGTTTTTTTCGGCACTCGATCCCGCTTCCCGCACCATCTTCTCGCTGTTGGCCTTCGCTGCAGGCTTCATCGTGCGGCCCTTCGGCGCATTGGTGTTCGGCCGCCTCGGCGACATGATCGGGCGCAAGTACACCTTTCTGGTGACGATCCTGATCATGGGCTTGTCGACCTTCATCGTCGGCTTGTTGCCGAATTATTCGACCATCGGCGTGGCCGCTCCGGTCATCCTGATCGTGCTGCGCATGCTGCAAGGCCTGGCGCTCGGCGGCGAGTACGGCGGTGCGGCAACCTATGTGGCCGAACACGCGCCGCGCAACAAGCGGGGCGCCTACACGTCGTGGATCCAGACCACGGCGACCCTGGGCCTGTTCCTGTCGCTGATTGTGATCCTGGGGGTGCGTACCAGCATCGGTGAAGTGGCATTCGCCGACTGGGGCTGGCGCATTCCGTTCCTGGTCTCGATCCTGCTGCTGGGCGTGTCTGTCTATATCCGCTTGAGCATGAACGAGTCGCCTGCCTTCACCAAGATGAAGGCCGAGGGCAAGACCTCGAAGGCACCGCTCTCCGAATCGTTCGGGCAGTGGAAGAACCTGAAGATCGTGATCCTGGCATTGGTCGGCCTGACCGCCGGCCAGGCGGTGGTCTGGTACACCGGGCAGTTCTATTCGCTGTTCTTCCTGACCGGCGCCTTGAAGGTAGACGGCGCCACGGCCAACGTGCTGGTCGCATGTTCGCTCATCATCGCCACGCCGTTCTTCGTGATCTTCGGTGCGCTGTCCGACAAGATCGGCCGCAAGCCCATCATCATGGCCGGCTGCCTGCTGGCCATCCTGACCTACTTCCCGGTGTTCGGCGCCTTGACCAAGGCGGCCAACCCCGACCTGGCGGCGGCACAGGAGAAGAACAAGGTGGTGGTCACCGCGGATCCGAAGGAATGCTCGTTCCAGTTCAACCCAACCGGAACCGCCAAGTTCACGAGCTCCTGCGACATCGCCAAGCAGGTGTTGTCGGCGAGTTCGGTGAGTTATGACAACGTTGCGGGCGCGGCCGGTGCACCAGCCACGATCAAGATCGGCGAAACCGTCATCACCAGCTACAGCGCCAACGGCCTCGGCGCCGACGAACTGAAGAAGAAGGATGCCGAATTCAAGAAGGCGGTGGCCGAAGATCTCAAGGCAGCCGGCTATCCCGCCAAGGCCGATCCGGCGAAGATCGACAAAGTGACGATCGTGATCATCCTGACCTACCTGGTGCTGCTGGTCACCATGGTCTACGGACCGATCGCCGCCATGCTGGTCGAAATGTTCCCGACGCGCATTCGCTACACCTCGATGTCGCTGCCGTATCACATCGGCAACGGCTGGTTCGGCGGCCTGTTGCCGGCGACTGCGCTGGCCATCGTGGCGCAGACCGGGAACATGTACAACGGCCTCTGGTATCCGATCGTGATCGCCGCGGTGACCCTGGTGGTCGGCACGCTGTTCATCAAGGAAACCAAGGACGTTGACATCTACGCCAACGACTGA
- the pgaD gene encoding poly-beta-1,6-N-acetyl-D-glucosamine biosynthesis protein PgaD: MKTPLIIERPDLQAWQQKALFSALTAAFWIAWVFLWLPLVTLGGWLFFGYQFRFHMVELNGYARFLNVLMVYAIVIAVMGGALMLWAVYNHIRFRGVDRRKETPPPTDHEMGDWARHPVEVMAQWREFSVMTVHHDAQGSICRVEPALNLRNIEAATKPTDNRRLLRVV; this comes from the coding sequence ATGAAGACACCTTTGATCATCGAACGGCCCGACCTGCAGGCATGGCAGCAGAAGGCCTTGTTCAGCGCCCTGACCGCCGCCTTCTGGATCGCCTGGGTCTTTCTCTGGCTGCCACTCGTCACCCTGGGGGGATGGCTCTTCTTCGGTTACCAGTTTCGATTCCACATGGTCGAACTGAACGGTTACGCGCGATTTCTCAATGTCCTGATGGTGTATGCCATCGTCATTGCGGTCATGGGTGGCGCCTTGATGCTGTGGGCGGTCTACAACCACATCCGATTCCGCGGCGTGGACCGGCGCAAGGAGACCCCGCCTCCAACAGACCATGAGATGGGCGACTGGGCCCGTCATCCCGTCGAGGTCATGGCCCAATGGCGAGAATTTTCAGTGATGACCGTGCACCACGATGCACAAGGGAGCATATGCCGCGTCGAACCCGCCCTCAATCTTCGCAACATCGAAGCCGCCACCAAGCCCACCGACAACCGGCGCTTGTTGCGGGTCGTGTGA
- the pgaC gene encoding poly-beta-1,6-N-acetyl-D-glucosamine synthase, translating into MENLLPGSVIDAIFDFTFYYPLFMSYLWMCGGLYYYFHYERADRPFDQPPPLKEYPPVSILVPCHNEAECIEETVAALQAIDYPEFEILLIDDGSTDTTPQMLDRFTKADRRIRVIHLARNQGKAVGLNTAAMMAKHDYFLCIDGDSIVDPHCLRWMMRHLIDSPRVGAVTGNPRIRTRSTLLGRIQVGEFSSIIGLIKRAQRTYGKVFTVSGVMVCFRRAALHNAGYWNPDALTEDIDISWRLQMRHWDVRFEPNALCWILMPETMRGLWRQRLRWAMGGTQVLFSQNGLFGRWRHRRMLPVYLEYFTSVIWAYTMAAVILLWALGQFVTLPPALYVDTLIPGWNGMVIGTTCLLQFAVSMFLDAKYEKGLGRYYYWMIWYPLAYWMLSVFTTLVAIPKVILRGKKRATWVSPDRGLQP; encoded by the coding sequence ATGGAAAATCTGCTGCCAGGTTCCGTGATCGACGCCATCTTCGATTTCACGTTCTACTACCCCTTGTTCATGTCCTACCTGTGGATGTGCGGTGGGCTCTACTACTATTTCCACTACGAACGCGCGGACCGACCATTCGATCAGCCACCGCCGTTGAAAGAGTATCCGCCGGTGAGCATCCTGGTGCCTTGCCACAACGAGGCCGAGTGCATTGAAGAGACGGTAGCCGCGTTGCAAGCGATCGACTACCCGGAATTCGAGATCCTGTTGATCGACGACGGCAGCACGGACACCACACCACAGATGCTGGACCGTTTTACCAAGGCCGACCGCCGCATCCGCGTGATCCATCTGGCCCGCAACCAGGGCAAGGCCGTCGGGTTGAACACCGCGGCCATGATGGCAAAGCATGACTATTTCCTGTGCATCGATGGTGACTCCATCGTCGATCCGCATTGCCTGCGCTGGATGATGCGCCACCTGATCGATAGCCCGCGCGTGGGCGCGGTCACCGGCAACCCCCGCATCCGTACCCGTTCGACGCTGCTCGGCCGCATCCAGGTCGGCGAGTTCTCCTCGATCATCGGTCTCATCAAGCGAGCACAACGCACCTATGGCAAGGTGTTCACGGTATCTGGCGTAATGGTCTGCTTCCGTCGCGCGGCGCTGCACAACGCCGGCTACTGGAACCCGGATGCGTTGACCGAAGACATCGACATCAGCTGGCGCCTGCAAATGCGCCATTGGGACGTGCGTTTCGAACCGAATGCGCTGTGCTGGATCCTGATGCCCGAGACCATGCGCGGCCTCTGGCGCCAGCGACTGCGCTGGGCCATGGGCGGCACGCAGGTCCTGTTCAGCCAGAACGGCCTGTTCGGCAGGTGGCGCCATCGCCGCATGCTGCCGGTGTATCTGGAGTACTTCACCAGCGTGATCTGGGCCTACACCATGGCCGCAGTGATCCTCCTGTGGGCACTGGGTCAGTTCGTCACGCTGCCCCCCGCTTTGTACGTCGACACCCTGATTCCCGGCTGGAATGGCATGGTCATTGGCACCACCTGCCTGCTGCAGTTCGCCGTGAGCATGTTCCTCGACGCCAAGTACGAGAAAGGACTCGGACGCTACTACTACTGGATGATCTGGTATCCGCTCGCGTACTGGATGCTCAGCGTCTTCACGACACTCGTCGCCATTCCCAAGGTGATCCTCAGAGGGAAAAAACGAGCCACTTGGGTCAGCCCGGACCGAGGGCTGCAACCATGA
- the pgaA gene encoding poly-beta-1,6 N-acetyl-D-glucosamine export porin PgaA, which yields MQQPYSKLFLALTVAFTVYASPAQAVPSGYQQAVTDARAGRFDSALPVLEKLALENPGQSAYRYDLVAVLSWAGHHALAVAESRDLKLSSQIPDYVLAAIGKSALDAGPASRAEEAYRLLARRQPRKADANLGLALALLAQHQTAEADIQLARVLRLSVNNPALLQSASAALVARDEAGRASPFQQQLNRLGITETSAATVHAPAPPPTVANAAPAGHDEPAAVAVRALAASQASNGQQIREAENLLDTDFTLARYRLIDAALLANGELIEQARTMPQREARDVLERLRFDRVVALKDRKRADEALAQFTALEAEGEIPPPYVVNAAADAAMQLRQPERARDLYQRALASDPANIVTQTALMYAHVEAEDFSAAESIVGNMLEQTRQSAAVRRTDATLTRFADRIDTADRKIRQLAGELPDDAGIWLAQADLLAQRGLPRAAAARYNDVLAVAPDNIAARVGLADATWAQGDIIEAGRMIAALRSAAPEHPAVQRILRAWERRERPFLTSTATKGFGQGAVSGNDDLVWETTVYSGQTGNGIRIFGNHHLANAKFNGESASHERTGAGIEWTRRDLQATLEVGHDLRNGRDNTWAASAGWQVNDQLSFRARHESETNDFPLKGRLASAENWAPTYLHASKTLVGMAYRWNEARRVAADLAYYDFNDGNKRQALSVAWFERLYSGYGRTLDLQTAAYSSTNTAQDAIYFNPKRDTAVSATLAGDWQTWRRYDRAFNQRVSLTVGSYLQHSNVRQDDAWAERTYGWNMFEDARYEHEWQFGPDRSTRYGVGVRRFPYDGKYETKSYIYLNLNWRF from the coding sequence ATGCAGCAGCCCTACTCCAAGCTCTTCCTGGCATTGACCGTCGCATTTACGGTGTATGCCTCGCCGGCCCAGGCCGTGCCATCGGGCTATCAACAGGCCGTGACGGACGCCCGCGCGGGCCGTTTTGATTCGGCCTTGCCGGTCCTTGAGAAACTGGCACTGGAAAACCCAGGACAAAGCGCCTACCGTTACGATCTGGTCGCCGTGCTGAGTTGGGCTGGCCATCACGCGCTGGCCGTAGCTGAAAGCCGTGATCTGAAGCTTTCTTCGCAGATTCCTGACTACGTGCTCGCCGCCATAGGCAAATCAGCGCTGGATGCGGGCCCAGCCTCCCGCGCAGAAGAAGCCTATCGCCTGCTGGCGCGGCGCCAGCCCCGGAAGGCCGATGCGAATCTGGGCCTGGCGTTGGCCTTGTTGGCCCAACATCAAACGGCCGAAGCGGACATCCAACTCGCCCGCGTCCTGCGGCTTTCCGTCAACAACCCCGCATTGCTACAAAGCGCGTCCGCTGCGCTTGTGGCGCGCGATGAAGCTGGACGCGCTTCGCCATTTCAGCAGCAATTGAATCGTCTGGGCATCACCGAAACAAGCGCTGCAACCGTCCATGCGCCAGCTCCTCCGCCGACAGTGGCGAACGCCGCGCCGGCCGGCCATGATGAACCGGCCGCGGTTGCCGTGCGCGCACTGGCGGCCAGCCAGGCGAGTAATGGACAGCAGATCCGCGAAGCCGAAAACCTGCTGGACACGGACTTCACCCTTGCCCGCTACCGCCTGATCGACGCGGCGCTGTTGGCCAACGGCGAACTCATCGAACAGGCGCGCACCATGCCGCAGCGAGAAGCGCGCGACGTCCTCGAGCGCCTGCGCTTCGATCGCGTCGTGGCCTTGAAGGACCGCAAACGCGCCGATGAAGCCCTGGCGCAATTCACGGCTCTGGAGGCCGAAGGCGAAATACCGCCACCCTACGTCGTCAACGCGGCGGCCGACGCAGCCATGCAGCTGAGGCAACCGGAGCGCGCACGCGACCTTTACCAACGCGCATTGGCCAGCGACCCGGCCAACATCGTCACGCAGACGGCGCTGATGTACGCTCACGTCGAAGCCGAGGACTTTTCGGCTGCAGAAAGCATCGTTGGCAACATGCTGGAGCAGACCCGCCAGTCCGCGGCCGTCCGCCGTACCGATGCGACCTTGACACGATTTGCCGACCGGATCGACACCGCAGATCGGAAGATCCGACAACTGGCCGGCGAGCTGCCCGACGACGCCGGCATCTGGCTGGCGCAGGCCGACCTCCTGGCGCAGCGCGGACTGCCGCGCGCCGCCGCGGCACGCTACAACGACGTACTGGCCGTGGCGCCGGACAACATCGCAGCGCGCGTCGGCTTGGCAGACGCCACCTGGGCGCAGGGCGACATCATCGAGGCAGGCCGCATGATCGCTGCACTGCGGTCTGCGGCGCCGGAACATCCCGCCGTGCAACGCATCCTGCGCGCCTGGGAGCGCCGTGAACGCCCCTTCCTCACCAGCACCGCCACCAAGGGGTTCGGCCAGGGTGCCGTGTCCGGCAACGACGACCTCGTTTGGGAAACAACCGTCTACAGCGGTCAGACCGGAAACGGCATCCGCATCTTCGGCAACCACCATCTCGCCAACGCCAAGTTCAATGGCGAGTCGGCCAGCCATGAGCGCACCGGAGCCGGCATCGAGTGGACCCGCCGCGATCTGCAGGCCACGCTGGAAGTTGGCCACGACCTGCGCAATGGCCGGGACAACACATGGGCAGCGAGTGCGGGCTGGCAGGTCAACGACCAATTGTCGTTCCGGGCCCGGCACGAAAGCGAAACCAACGACTTTCCGCTGAAGGGAAGGCTGGCCAGCGCGGAAAACTGGGCTCCCACGTACCTGCACGCGAGCAAGACACTGGTCGGCATGGCTTACCGCTGGAACGAAGCGCGCCGCGTTGCAGCCGACCTGGCGTACTACGACTTCAACGACGGCAACAAGCGCCAGGCCCTGTCCGTGGCATGGTTCGAACGCCTGTACAGCGGTTACGGGCGCACATTGGACTTGCAGACCGCCGCTTACAGCAGCACGAACACCGCCCAGGATGCGATCTACTTCAATCCGAAGCGCGATACCGCCGTTTCCGCGACCCTTGCAGGGGATTGGCAAACCTGGCGACGTTATGACCGGGCTTTCAACCAGCGGGTGTCTCTGACGGTCGGCAGCTACCTGCAACACAGCAATGTGCGCCAGGACGACGCCTGGGCAGAAAGAACCTATGGCTGGAACATGTTCGAAGATGCCCGCTATGAACACGAGTGGCAGTTCGGTCCGGACCGATCGACGCGCTATGGCGTTGGCGTAAGACGCTTCCCCTACGACGGCAAATACGAGACCAAGAGCTACATCTATTTGAATCTCAACTGGCGTTTCTGA
- a CDS encoding PEP-CTERM sorting domain-containing protein → MKVFEMNTGSLVKSALTTASSIVAGLTLATAAYATPTLDPLMTGAAPTTSGNGLAGTWYKVDDQARFSNYQWSENGAAPTAVKNFSWGTGIWSTADIADIASGKNPYVTATATSVSAVSFANDLYNNDYGNSPWRADGVRPIAPIVTASGGGEENYAAVFTGYIYVATAGIYDFGVFVDDGFSFSLLGANGSLQMGQDSVATSTGRNYYSLADQNGLPGNLSLDVGYYGINLSYYNRLEAGVIDLGWSGPNNAWSVIGPGDLFGTDPNKVPEPASLALVALGLAGIWGSARRRARAIAPSL, encoded by the coding sequence ATGAAAGTATTTGAAATGAACACCGGTTCACTCGTCAAATCTGCGCTGACCACCGCGTCCTCCATCGTCGCCGGCCTGACCCTGGCCACCGCCGCCTACGCCACGCCCACGCTGGACCCCTTGATGACCGGCGCAGCGCCCACCACTTCGGGCAATGGCCTGGCTGGTACTTGGTACAAAGTCGACGACCAGGCACGGTTCAGCAACTACCAATGGTCGGAAAACGGCGCAGCGCCTACCGCGGTCAAGAATTTCTCCTGGGGCACGGGCATCTGGTCCACGGCCGACATTGCGGACATCGCCTCTGGCAAGAACCCTTACGTGACGGCAACGGCCACCAGCGTGTCCGCCGTCAGCTTCGCCAACGACCTCTACAACAACGACTACGGCAACAGCCCATGGCGCGCCGACGGCGTGCGCCCCATCGCCCCGATCGTCACTGCCAGTGGCGGCGGCGAGGAAAACTATGCGGCTGTCTTCACCGGCTACATCTATGTGGCCACGGCGGGCATCTACGACTTCGGCGTGTTCGTCGACGACGGCTTTTCCTTCTCGCTGCTCGGTGCCAATGGCAGCCTGCAAATGGGCCAGGACAGCGTCGCCACCAGCACCGGCCGCAACTATTACTCGCTCGCCGACCAGAACGGCCTGCCCGGCAACCTGTCGCTGGACGTCGGCTACTACGGTATCAACCTGAGCTACTACAACCGGCTCGAAGCCGGCGTGATCGACCTGGGCTGGAGCGGGCCGAACAACGCGTGGAGCGTGATCGGCCCCGGCGACCTATTCGGCACCGATCCCAACAAGGTCCCGGAACCGGCGAGCCTCGCGCTCGTGGCACTCGGTCTTGCGGGCATCTGGGGCAGCGCGCGTCGCAGGGCACGCGCCATAGCGCCGTCGCTTTGA